TGCTGCCCTCGCGCGCCGCGTCCCGGATGTTCATGCCCTCTTCGAGCTTGCGGAAGATGTTCTCCGTCACCACAATGCCGTCGTCCACCACCAGGCCGGTGGCCAGCACGATGCCCAGCAGCGTAAGGATGTTGATGGTGAAGCCCGCCAGGTACATGATGAAGAACGTGGCAATCAGCGAAATCGGAATGTCGATGAGCGGGCGCAGGGCCGTGAGCCAGTTGCGGAAAAAGAAGAAGATAACCAGCACCACCAGCCCGAACGAAATGGCCAGGGTCTCTTCCACTTCCTCAATCGAGCCGCGCACAATCTTGGTGTTGTCCACAATCACCCGCATCTCGATGTCGGACTTATTCTCCTTCTGCACCTGGGCCAGGCGCTTGTTGAACTCGTCGGCAATCTCCACGTAGTTCGAGCCCGGCTGGGGGGTGATGGCCAGGCCCACGGCGTAGGCGCCGTTCAGCTTCCAGCTCTGCTCGTACGTTTCGGGGCCCAGCACCACGCGCGCCACGTCGCCGAGGCGCACAATGCCGCTTTTGTCTTCGCGCAAAATGAGGTTACGGAACTGCTCCTCCGTCGAGAAGCGGGCCATCGTGCGGATGGTCAGCTCGGTATTGCCGCCGTAGATTTTGCCCACCGGCACCTCCACGTTTTCGGCGTTGAGGGCCTGCTGCACGTTGGTGAACGAGACCTGGTAGGCGTCCATCTTGGCCGGGTCGAGCCACAAGCGCATGGCGTAGCGCTGCTGCCCGAAGATGTTGATGGCCGACACCCCATTGATGGTCTGGAAGCGCTGCTGGAGGTTGTTCTCGGCAAAGTCGCTTAGGTCCATCAGGCTCTTGGTGCGGCTCTGCACGGCCAGGATGAGGATGTTGTCGGAGTTGGCGTCCGACTTCGACACCACCGGCGGGGCATCAATGTCCTGCGGCAGGGAGCGCACGCCCTGGCCCACCTTGTCGCGCACGTCGGAGGCAGCGGCCTCCAAATCGACGCCCAGGTTGAACTCCACCGTAATGTTGCTGGAGCCCAGCGACGAGCTGCTGTTGATGGACTTGATGCCCGGAATGCCGTTAATCTGCTTTTCCAGCGGCTCCGTTATCTGGTTCTCAATCACGTCGGCGTTGGCCCCCGTGTACGACGTGTTGACGCTGATAATGGGCGGGTCGATGGCCGGGTAATCGCGCAGGGCCAGAAACGAGAAGCCCACCCCGCCGAACAGCAGCAGCAGCAAATTGAAGACCGTGGCGAGCACGGGCCGCTTCAGGGATAGTTCGGAGATGTTCATAGCGGAAGGGATAATCTAGCCGGTGTGCTACGGGTTAAAATCAGTGCCCGGTTTGTGCCGCCAAGCGGCGCTTGGCCTCGCCTACGTTGCCAGGGCCCCCAAGGCAGGGCCAAGCGCCGCTTGGCAGCACAAACCGAGCACTGAACTTATCATTTCTGGGCCGTGGCCTTGCGCACCTTCACCGGCTTGCCGGGCTGGGTGAAGAGCACGCCGTTGGTCACCACCGAATCGCCGGCGGCCAGGCCGCTGACGACGGCGATTTGGTCGTCTTTGCGGTCGCCGGTGCGCACATTTTGCAGCGTCGCCTTGCCGTTTTTTATCAGCACCACCTGGTCCGATTTATCGCCGGGCATGATGGCGTTGGTGGGCAGTAGCACGCTGCGGCGGGCCGCGCCGGTGCTCACGCTCACCTTGGCGAAGGCGCCGGGGCTGGCCTGCGCACCGGCCGGCAGTTGGGCCCGCACGGTGAGGTTGCGCGTGGTTTGGTTCAACTGGCTTTCCTGGGCCAGCACAGTGGCGGGGTAGCGGCGCGGTGGGTTGCCGGCCAGTTGCACCGTGACCACGGCGCCTAAGTGCACCACGCCGCCGTTGGCCTCAGGCAGCGTGAAATCGACCTTGAGCTTGGTGTCGGCCTGGAGCGTGGCGATGATGGTAGCAGGCGTCACGTAGGCCCCGGGGCTCACCTGGCGCAGGCCCAGCACCCCGGTGAAGGGGGCCCGAATCACGGTTTTGGCCAGCATGGCCTGGGTGTAAGCAGCGTCGGCTTCGTTGCTGCGCACCTGGCTCACGGCCAAGTCGTAGTCGGCCTGGTTCACGCCTTGTATTTTCAGCAGCTTCTCCAGCCGGTCTTGCGAGAGGCGCGAGACTTGCAGCAGGGCCCTGGTTTTCTGCAACGTGGCCTGCAAATCGGCGTCGTTGATGCGGGCGATGACGCTGCCTTTGCTCACGCGCCGGCCCTCGTTCACTTGCAGAAAGGTGAGGCGGCCGCTCACCTCGGGGTGCAGCTCCACGTAGTCGTTGGCCACCACCGCGCCGTTGGCCTCGATGGAATCGGTGACGGCCGAGGGACGGGCCACCAGCACGTCGACCAGGGCGGGGCCGCTGTTCTTCTTGGCGTCTTTACCGCCTTTTTCGTCGGTTTTGGAGCTACAGGCGGCCAGCAGGGCCAGGGTTCCGCAAGCCACGAAGGGCCGAGCCGAAATCAAAAAGCGCATAAAGGAAAAGTAATGCAAGCGGTAGGCTAAGGCAGTAAGGGTGGAGGTAATGAAAAAATACCTATGAAGATGAACTACTTAGTAGCCAAAAGGTGGCTGGCGGCAAGTTCCGGTAACGGGTAGTTCGCTAATTGGGTTCAGCGAAAGGTAAAGACGGGGGCCCCCCGCCAGGGTTGCACGGCGCACGTGGCGGCCGCTGCCTACTTTCAGGCCATGAAAACGCCTGCCTCGCCGCCCGATGCGCCCGCTCCGGAGCGCAATTTCTTCGCCGACGTGCACGAGGTGACGCGCCTCGTGCCGCCGGGCCGCGTCACCAGCTACGGCGCCATTGCCCACTACCTGGGGGCCGCCCGCGGGGCCCGCACCGTGGGCTACGCCCTGATGGCCGCTAACCTCGACGCCGCCACCCTGCGCCGCGAAGAAGCCGTGCCCGCCCACCGCGTCGTCAACCGGCTGGGGCAGCTCACCGGGCGCGGCCACTTCCCCACGCCCACCGCCATGCAGGAGCGCCTCGAAGCCGAAGGCGTGCGCGTGGAAGACGACGCGGTGGTGGACTTCGAAAAGCTGTTCTGGAACCCGGCCACGGAGCTGGCCTAGGGCCCCAGTGCTGCTTGTTTAGGGCCCCGGCGGCTGGCCGCCGGGGCCCTGTCCTTACTCGCCACGCTATGAAAAAAACCGCGCTGCCCGTGCTGGGCCTCGACCAGTTTCCGGCCGATTCGCACCGGGCACACTTCTACTACGTGGAGCGGCTCGAAGACCACCTCGTGCGCTACCCCATCGTGAGCACGCCGCACGCCCATAATTTCTACCTGCTACTGTACGTCACGCACGGCCGCGGCACGCACACCATCGACCTGGTAACCCACGACTTGCGGCCGGGCAGCCTATTTTTCCTCACGCCCGGGCAGGCCCACAGCTGGGCCCTGCCGGCCGAGGCGCGGGGCTACATCTTCTTCTTCAGCGCCGCCTTCTACCTGCGCCAGTACCCGGCCGAGCACCTGGGGGCCTACCCGTTTTTTGACCCCGCCCGGGCCCCCGTGCTGTACCTGCCGCCCAACGAAACCGCCATCCGGGCCCTGTTCGCCAGCATTTTGGCGGAGAAAGCGGCGCCGGCCGACAATCAATACGAGGTGGTGGGGGCCTACCTGTACCTGGTGCTGGAGCTGGCCGCGCGCCACTACGCCGCGCAGGCCGTGCCACACCCAACGGCGCTGGCCGCGCAGCAGGTGCGCACCTTCGGCCAGCTGCTCGATGCGCACTTCCGCGCCGAGAAAACGGTGGGCTTCTACGCCGGCCGCCTGGCCCTCACGGCCAACCACCTGAACGCCCTGTGCCGGCGCGTGCTCAACAAAACGGCCAGCGCCCTGATTCACGAGCGGGTGGTGGCCGAGGCGCAGCGGCGGCTGGTGCACTCGGCGCAACCAGTGGCCGCGGTGGCCGACGCGCTGGGCTTCGACGACGCGTCGTACTTCACGCGCTACTTCAAAAAGTACGTGGGCCAAACGCCGGAGGACTTCCGGCAGCACCCGCCCGCGTAATCGTTGATTTGTCCGGTAGGTGCCCGCAATTGGGCTGGGGGCCCCGGGGCGGGCCGCCGGACCTTTGTGGGGTACAAAAGTCCTGTCAATTATGGCCCCCACTGCCTCCGATGCCGCGGCCCTGCTGGCCCTGCGCTGCCCCCGCTGCCACGAGGGCCCGCTGTTTTCGCACCCCGCCTACCGCCTCACCAAGTTTGCCGACATGCCCGCCGCCTGCCCCGTGTGCGGCCAGGCCTACGAGCCCGAGCCCGGCTTCTACTTCGGCGCCATGTTCGTGAGCTACGCCTTTTCGGTGGCCATTTTCGCCATCACCACGGTGGCGCTCTACTTCTTGGCCGGCGACCCGGCGCTGTGGGTGTACATCGTGGGGGTGGGCGCTGCCGCTACCGCTTGCACGCCGCTGGCCCTGCGCTACTCCCGGGCCCTGATGCTGTACTGGTTCGGCGGCGTGCACTACCAACCCGGGCGGGCCCACCGGCCCGAGCCCGCCGCCCGCGCCTAACGCCAACGGCCGGGGCCCTAACTACCTGTGGTTAGGGCCCCGGCCGTTGGGGCTGGCGGCAGCATTACTTATTTTCCTGCAAAGGAGCCTGGGCGAAGTGGCAGTAACTAATCTTCCAGTCATTCTTGCTGTCTTTGCTGGCTATCATCAAGTAGGAGCCAGTATCAGTGCCTCCCTTGAACTTGTGTTTGGCCGAAGGCAATACTTTTTGGGAGTAAAAGCCCGAGTAATAGACCATGTTGGCGTCACCGCCTTTGGCCAGCGGCATAAATTTCATATCGGCGGTGCCATCATTCGACGTAAAGGCAATAGTAGCCGCCGAGTCAATGCCGGTCATCCGCTGTTTTGGCGTGGCGCCAAGCACCACGATGTGGTCGGCCAGCATACTCCGAACTTTAACGGAGTCGTATTTCATCGCGGCCTCCATAAACCTCTCCCCAATATCGGTAGTAGCCATGGTGCTGGCAGGAGCGGTGGCGGCGGCCGGCGGCGTGGTGGCGTTGCCGGAGCAAGCGCCTAGCAGCGCAGCCAGCGCTGGAAAGAGTAGGAGGTTTTTCATGGATGAAAATTGGGCGAACAGAGAAAGTGCTTGTCGTTAGGAAATTGTCATTGCTAGCAAGACTGCAAATGCCCGAAGCGAGCAGTAGCTGAGTTGCCGCGCGGCCGGTGCCCGCCCGCCGCAGGGGCCTTAAAAAAGCTGCTGAGGAATGGGGCCCCAGCAGCTTTTTGTAGGTAAGAAGGCAGCCGTTACTTGTTGGGCTTGATGGGGTCTTCGGCCAGGTGTATGTAAGCAAACTGCCAGATGGCTCCTTCCTTGCGGCTTGCTATCATATAGGAGCCGCGTCCGGTGGCGCCTTTCGGAAGGTTGGCCATCGGCTTAATATCGTAGGTATAATAACCGGTACCGTAACCCATCGTAGCGTCGCTGTTCATTTGCAGGGGAGTGGGTTTTAAATTGCTGGTGTTGCTGAACGACCGCTTCAGCCAGTACGTGGTTACCGAATCCCGGCCGCTCATCACTGGCTCCCCGTTGACGAGGAAACGCACATTTTTCGACATGCAGGCCGTGGCTTTGGCCATGTCCTGCTGCTGCATAGCTTCGCTCCACAGTTGCGCTAAAGCGGCTATAGTGGTCGGGCCGGCCGCGGCGGGGCGGGCAGCGGTGGGGCCCTTAGTAGGCTTCGGCGCTTTGATTGGTGGAGTGCCCGCGCTGCTAAAGCAAGTGCCTAACAGCACGGCCAGGCCGGGGAGAAGTAAGTGACTTTTCATAAGAGTGAGAGAAATTCAGGTGCGTGACAAATATATATAAAAATAGTGCACTTGATCCGTATAAATTAGCAGTAACTAATTGAAAACGAGTAAAAATACCTGGTTATGCCGTGCTACTTACTTACTACGCTTGGTGCGGCCAGCGCCACGGTTTTGGGGTCCACGGTAATTTCCTGGAGGCGCTGGGCCACGGCGGGCGTCATGCTGGCCTGGTAGCGGCCGTGCAGGTGGCCGGCCAGGAATTTTTCGGCGGCCGCGTACATGGCCATGTTGTTCACAGGGCGGGCAAAGCCGTGGCCTTCGTCGGGGGCGCAGAGGTACTGCACGGGGTAGTTGCGGTCGCGCAGGGCCACCACAATCTGGTCGGCTTCGGACTTGTTCACGCGCGGGTCGTTGGCGCCCTGCACGATCATCAGCGGGGTTTTGATTTTATCGGCCGAGCCCAGCGGCGACATCCGGGCCAGGACCGCCCGGCCTTCCGCCGTGCCGGGGTCGGCCATGCGGGCGTACATCTGCTTGCGCCCGGCCTCCCAGTAGGGCGGAATGGCGTTGAGCAGGGTCGTCAGGTTGGACGGGGCCACAATGGCCACGGCTGCGTGGTACAAATCGGGCGTGAAGGCCACCCCCGCCAGCGTGGCGTAGCCGCCGTACGAGCCGCCCAGGATGCCCACGCGCTGCGGGTCGGCCAGGCCCTGGGCCACCAAGTACTTCACGCCCCAGGTCAAGTCGTCCTGCATTCTGCGGCCCCACTCGCCGTTGCCGGCTTCTAGGAACTTTTTGCCGTAGCCGGTGCTGGCCCGGAAGTTGGGCGAGAGCACGGCGTAGCCCCGGTTGGCCAAAAACTGGTGCAAAGCATTGAAGCCGTAAGTACTGCGCGACCAGGGCCCGCCGTGGGGCACCACGATAACGGGCAGGTTCTTGGCCGGCACGCCCTTGGGTAAGGTCAGGTACGCCGGGATTTCCAGGCCGTCCGACGACTGGTAGCGCACCACTTTCATGTCGGCCAGGTCGGCGGCGTGCAGCTTGGGGCAGGTTTCGTACTGCTTGGTGAGCAGCTTGGTCTGGTGGTCGAACAGGTAGGCCACGCTGGGCTGCGTGGCCGAGGTGGCCGCGAGCAGCCACAGCCGCTCGTCGGTGGTGTTCGACACCGGGCGCACGTCCAGCCCCGGCAGCTGCCGGTTCACGACCGCGAAATCCTGCTCGAAGGACTTGTCCTTCCACACCCGGCGCAGGCGGTCGTCCTCAAAGGCCACGTACACCGGCTCGTGCGTTTTCTCCGACAGCACGAACTCGCCCACGTCCACGCGCTTCAGCGGGTCGGCCTGGTAGGGTTGCTCCTGGCCTGTGGCGGGGTCGAGCAGCACAATTTCGGCCAGGTTGCGGGCCGCGCCGCGGTTGGTGGCCAGGTACACGTGCTGGTTGTCTTTGGCAAAGCCTTCGATGCTACTCGCCTCGTCAATCGACGTTTTGTAGAAGGGCGCCAGCTGGTTGCCTTCCACGCGCAGCCATTCGGTGCTGCCGTCGGGGTTGGCGCGGGCGGCCAGCCGCAGCTGGTCGTTCCAGTCGAAAACCCAGCTGCCGAGGCGGTCGGTGTTCTGGCGCACCAACGTTTTCTCGCCGGTGGTTAGGTTCAGCTTGTAGAGGTCGTGCCAGGCCTTGTCGCGGTCGTTCAGGCCAACGTAAAGTGTGTTGGGGTCGGTCAGGGGTACGTTGAGAATTTGCACCTGCACGCCCTTCAGGCCCGTGAGGTCGCGGGCGGCGGGCACGGCTTGGCCGGCCGCCGGGGCCCCCGCCGGGTCCACGGCGTAGATGTTGAAGTTTTCGTCGCCGCCCTTGTCCTGCGCGTACAGCAGGTACTTGCCGTCGCGGCTCCAGAAGTAGTTGCGCACCGGCCGGGCCTGGTCGTTGGTCAGGGGCCGGGCGCTGGCAAAGGGGGCCCGCAATTCCTTCACCCACAAGTTGCGGGTGCCGTGGTAGGGCTTGATGAAGGACAGGAACTTGCCGTCGGGCGAGAGCTGGGCCCCCGAAATCTCGGGGTCGCCAAACAGCAGTTCGCGGTCGATGATGGGCGGCAAAGTGGCCTGGGCCGCCGCCGGGCGCGCGGGTACGGCCAGCACCCAGGCCAGCAGCAGTACGGGTAGGAGCTTACGCATGGTTGTGAAAGTAACAAGGTGAAGTACTGAC
This genomic stretch from Hymenobacter sp. PAMC 26628 harbors:
- a CDS encoding helix-turn-helix transcriptional regulator, with product MKKTALPVLGLDQFPADSHRAHFYYVERLEDHLVRYPIVSTPHAHNFYLLLYVTHGRGTHTIDLVTHDLRPGSLFFLTPGQAHSWALPAEARGYIFFFSAAFYLRQYPAEHLGAYPFFDPARAPVLYLPPNETAIRALFASILAEKAAPADNQYEVVGAYLYLVLELAARHYAAQAVPHPTALAAQQVRTFGQLLDAHFRAEKTVGFYAGRLALTANHLNALCRRVLNKTASALIHERVVAEAQRRLVHSAQPVAAVADALGFDDASYFTRYFKKYVGQTPEDFRQHPPA
- a CDS encoding DUF983 domain-containing protein, encoding MAPTASDAAALLALRCPRCHEGPLFSHPAYRLTKFADMPAACPVCGQAYEPEPGFYFGAMFVSYAFSVAIFAITTVALYFLAGDPALWVYIVGVGAAATACTPLALRYSRALMLYWFGGVHYQPGRAHRPEPAARA
- a CDS encoding MGMT family protein codes for the protein MKTPASPPDAPAPERNFFADVHEVTRLVPPGRVTSYGAIAHYLGAARGARTVGYALMAANLDAATLRREEAVPAHRVVNRLGQLTGRGHFPTPTAMQERLEAEGVRVEDDAVVDFEKLFWNPATELA
- a CDS encoding efflux RND transporter periplasmic adaptor subunit, yielding MRFLISARPFVACGTLALLAACSSKTDEKGGKDAKKNSGPALVDVLVARPSAVTDSIEANGAVVANDYVELHPEVSGRLTFLQVNEGRRVSKGSVIARINDADLQATLQKTRALLQVSRLSQDRLEKLLKIQGVNQADYDLAVSQVRSNEADAAYTQAMLAKTVIRAPFTGVLGLRQVSPGAYVTPATIIATLQADTKLKVDFTLPEANGGVVHLGAVVTVQLAGNPPRRYPATVLAQESQLNQTTRNLTVRAQLPAGAQASPGAFAKVSVSTGAARRSVLLPTNAIMPGDKSDQVVLIKNGKATLQNVRTGDRKDDQIAVVSGLAAGDSVVTNGVLFTQPGKPVKVRKATAQK
- a CDS encoding S9 family peptidase, which produces MRKLLPVLLLAWVLAVPARPAAAQATLPPIIDRELLFGDPEISGAQLSPDGKFLSFIKPYHGTRNLWVKELRAPFASARPLTNDQARPVRNYFWSRDGKYLLYAQDKGGDENFNIYAVDPAGAPAAGQAVPAARDLTGLKGVQVQILNVPLTDPNTLYVGLNDRDKAWHDLYKLNLTTGEKTLVRQNTDRLGSWVFDWNDQLRLAARANPDGSTEWLRVEGNQLAPFYKTSIDEASSIEGFAKDNQHVYLATNRGAARNLAEIVLLDPATGQEQPYQADPLKRVDVGEFVLSEKTHEPVYVAFEDDRLRRVWKDKSFEQDFAVVNRQLPGLDVRPVSNTTDERLWLLAATSATQPSVAYLFDHQTKLLTKQYETCPKLHAADLADMKVVRYQSSDGLEIPAYLTLPKGVPAKNLPVIVVPHGGPWSRSTYGFNALHQFLANRGYAVLSPNFRASTGYGKKFLEAGNGEWGRRMQDDLTWGVKYLVAQGLADPQRVGILGGSYGGYATLAGVAFTPDLYHAAVAIVAPSNLTTLLNAIPPYWEAGRKQMYARMADPGTAEGRAVLARMSPLGSADKIKTPLMIVQGANDPRVNKSEADQIVVALRDRNYPVQYLCAPDEGHGFARPVNNMAMYAAAEKFLAGHLHGRYQASMTPAVAQRLQEITVDPKTVALAAPSVVSK
- a CDS encoding YybH family protein, with the protein product MKSHLLLPGLAVLLGTCFSSAGTPPIKAPKPTKGPTAARPAAAGPTTIAALAQLWSEAMQQQDMAKATACMSKNVRFLVNGEPVMSGRDSVTTYWLKRSFSNTSNLKPTPLQMNSDATMGYGTGYYTYDIKPMANLPKGATGRGSYMIASRKEGAIWQFAYIHLAEDPIKPNK